One Mycteria americana isolate JAX WOST 10 ecotype Jacksonville Zoo and Gardens unplaced genomic scaffold, USCA_MyAme_1.0 Scaffold_39, whole genome shotgun sequence genomic window carries:
- the LOC142403573 gene encoding olfactory receptor 14A16-like: MHALQKLESVVGTRAQAVPCKQAGFCRPRQQTSNGSSITEFLLLAFMDTRELQLLHFWLFLGIYLAALLGNGLIITAVVCNHHLHTPMYFFLLNLSLLDLASISTTVPKAMANSLWDSKAISYLGCAAQVFLFIFFMSAEFSLLTIMSYDRYVAICKPLHYGTILGSRACVHMAAAAWGSGFVYALLHTGNTFSIPLCQGNALDQFFCEIPQILKLSCSDAYLREVWVIVVSVFVVFVCFVFIVLSYVQIFRAVLKIPSEQGRHKACSTCLPHLAVVSLFISTVMVAYLKPPSISSPLLDMVVAVLYSVVPPAVNPLIYSMRNQELKDTLKKLIQSALSQQQ, translated from the exons atgcacGCCCTGCAGAAACTAGAATCTGTGGTCG GAACAcgtgcccaggcagtgccctgcaaacaggcaggtttctgtaggccGAG gcagcaaaCGTCCAATGGCAGCTCTATCaccgagttcctcctcctggcattcatggacacacgggagctgcagctcttgcacttctggctcttcctgggcatctacctggctgccctcctgggcaacggactcatcatcactgctgtagtcTGCAACCATCACCTCCACAcacccatgtacttcttcctcctcaacctctctctcctcgacctggcctccatttccaccactgtccccaaagccatggccaattccctgtgggacagcaaggccatctcctacctgggatgtgctgcacaggtctttctgtttatctttttcatgtcagcagagttttctctcctcaccatcatgtcctatgaccgctacgttgccatttgcaaacccctgcactatgggaccATCCTGGGCAgtagagcttgtgtccacatggcagcagctgcctggggcagtggtttcgtATATGCTCTACTCCACACTggcaatacattttcaataccactttgccaaggcaatgccctggaccagttcttctgtgaaatcccccagatcctcaagctctcctgctcagatgcttacctccgggaagtgtgggttattgtggttagtgTCTTTGTGgtatttgtgtgttttgttttcattgtgctgtcctatgtgcagatcttcagggcagtgctgaagatcccctctgagcagggacgacaCAAAGCCTGTTCCACATGCCTCCcacacctggccgtggtctctttgtttattagcactgtcatggttgcctacctgaagcccccctccatctcctccccattgctggatatggtggtggcagttctgtactcagtggtgcctccagctgtgaaccccctcatctacagcatgaggaaccaggagcttaaagacacattgaagaagctgattcaatcagctctttctcagcagcaatag